One Aegilops tauschii subsp. strangulata cultivar AL8/78 chromosome 2, Aet v6.0, whole genome shotgun sequence genomic window, cgcttccgaccaattcaagatgaattagcaggatttttcatgagggaagtcatcaatcctaaaggagaacactataccgaggacgaagaaatttatatgcatacccgagattgaaacttgttcgaagttgtatatggtcatccatcctaattgtgtatggaaacttgttcgaagttgtatatggtcacccgagattgaatatatattatatattcctcttgaattcttcttgtttgaaatttcatatgcatgtatatagtagcgtagaatatgtgtactgaaacttcatcaaaattaaaataaaacacaaaataaaatataaaagaaataaaacactataaattaaaaagaaaccaggtttaggggggctaaaaccctaaacctgcggaggaggcctttagtcccggttagccacgagaaccgggactaaaggtcctccgccccgacggactcctggcgcccacgtggacgggcctttagtcgcggttcgtaagaggcgcgactaagggGGAGGGCTTTAGTCgtgcatatttagtcccggttgcacagccgggattaatggcctttgcgaaccgggactaaaggcccattttcTACCAGTGAACAGAGTTGCGGCTAGATCCGCAGCCGAGGGTACCGGGACGCCATATCCAACGGATGCGGGTGGCAGGAACTCGAGGACGTCTTGGAAGAGGGGCGGCGCTTTCTAGCAGTTGGATTGCACGGGATGGCGGCGGCGGGTCTCGTGATGATCACAGCGACATGAAGGATTGGGACGGGTGGATCTGGGTGGCTGTGAGGCTCGGGCATGGTTGATCCAGCGAGGTCAGCGGCGCACGTCGGAGCGGCGCACCGCTCACGGCGATGCACTCCGGCTGCTCGTGCCGAGAATGGCTTGATTTTGCTGTTGACTGTTGAGTCGTGTGGTGAGAGGAGCTCGGACTGCTATATTTCGGCACGTCGAGGTGTTTCGTGCAAAATGTGTAGCACCTCTCCACCTTGCTCGATCTGTACCATAGGATCGCCATTAGATGGCTCAGATGTATTGATCGTACCATCGCATCCCAAGCCCTGATCGTATACAAGTTGCCCCCTTCCCGTTATGTACTCCACTCTGGAAACATCATTTTTTAGCATAATCCACTAATCAGCtgctccctctgtaaactaatataaaacaTTTTAAATCATGTATGTAGGGACAGAATTTTTTAAGACATGATTCCACATGCACCCGTTATGAATAGTAAAttaaaaaaaatactaaaaaaatTGAATCTTTTTTTTATACACGGTCGACCATTCTACCCGAGTATGAAGTTTCACAAAGAAACGACATCTATAACATACTGGATCGGACAGCATTAGACATCTGCTTTTCGAATGCAAGGTAGCTATGGTAGTATGGGAGCTACTAGGGCTCAAGGTCCTGATCAAACAGGCGCTGAAAATTGAAAGAGCAGGTGAGCTCGTCCTGTCAAATCTGTTGTGCCTCCCCGAACAACAAGTCCAAGTACTTGGGCTACCGAAAGTAAAAGAAACAGTGGCAACAGCGAAAGTAAAACAGTGGCAACAGCGGCTTGGTATATGTGGTATGAACGACGCAAATTGACACACAATGAAGATACTCAGAATGCAACATGAAGGTCCCTAGTTACTATGTTTAGCATGTTGCTGGAGGTAAAAAGTAATTATTCACAACATAGAATGATACTGGGAAGTATCTAAAACTGAAAGAAGAAAAGGAGTAAGGACGAACGGTGCTGGCGACCAACTGTGCCCGACGTGCCGTGCTTCTCAAACAGCGGGGAAGTCACCAGTATGGTTGATGGGCATGAGTCCGATGGCCTTTGCCCTGATGAAGCAGCCTAGAACTAATGCATGATGACAAGGAAGTCGATTGGGTCGGAGTCATCGCAAGGCTTCAGGGATGAAGCCGTAGTTGTGCGGTAAGAAACAGAGGAGTAAAGGACACAATCGACCTTGATGAGCCCCATCTTCTTGTTCACCTCGTACTTGACCTTGCTGCCCTTGGGGATGTCGGCGTTAACTCTTTGCCAAAGTATAAAACCTGTGCGCTCAAGGACCACACGATTTTGCAACTGAGAGTTGGGAGCACAGCCAGTCTTCTCCATTGTTGACAAGATATTGCCTGCCCTTCCCAGCAACCCTCCTCTAATGAGATACAGGTTGACCAGATGGTCACAAGAATAACAAATACTTAATTCTTGTGATTTCTTCAACAGAAAGCCTGCGCAAGAAGCTGTCGTGTGCTCTTGGAaatgcatgctttgtcacataatTCCTTCTGCCTCTTTCCAATAATGCAGTCTTTATTTGGTTTCAGGCATAAGCATTGTGTTTCAACCAAAGGAGCTACTTTCACGCACTGACTCACCATGACCATACAAAATATGTCCAATGTGTGCATCAATTGGTGGCCTCCAGATTGCACAACTTCTCATCTAAAATTTGTCTTCACGATAATTGCACAACGCCCTAGAATGCGCCATGATAAATGTTTCTGGGATGAGAATCCCAACGGCAGTCAGCAGTGATCCTTCATGCTCTGTTCATCTAACCTTTGATAGCTCTAGCTGGGGCAGAAAAAGAAACATAGACAATGAATTAAGGTAAATATTTCTTACTGGAGAGATCCAGATCTGCAATATTTTTTTTACAGTCAGCAGTTCCTGCAGCCCATGAATACAACACAATTAGCACTACTGTTGAGAGATGCATTACTGAAAATAACCACGATATCATTGGTGACAAAAGTGGTTTTCCATGCGATGGTTGTTAAATTTCAATAATGCAAGCATCTAATATAGAGCAATCCTAGTTTTCTGTAACAttatggagagagagagagagagagagatcataGGTTAGTTGAAGTTTTAAGAGTGAACAGACTATTTTATATCATCGATAGAGAGAAAACGCCGTGCATCAACCCTCTCACAGTTGTTAAACAGGCTATTTCATATCTGGTTTGTGTTGCACTCCTTGGTCAAGCCTTCATGTTGCATAAATTAATGCATAAGCACCGAGTTTGGGTATTCCCAGAGGCAACTAACCAAGTATTTTGCCACAAACTTGGATACGCTGGATAGGCCTAATATGACACACACATATCCAAACTTTCCAGATCAGCGTTACGCCATCTTCATCACAAAAAGAGGGAACCTCATATGATGCTCAGCGCGCAGGCCCAGGCTTATTATTTTAATTACGAACATGACATCAGCAAACAGCAACAAAAGGAATTAATATTGATAAAAAAAGCGATGAAATATCTGCATTTCCAGAAAAGGCAGGTGGGGCAATGTCATTGTGTCAGCTATGAGTGAATGCCACCTTGTTTTCCAGTACGAAGTTTCAAGTAATACTATATCAATTGTCAGCCCAACATCTCAGGAGGCTGGTACTTTACCGGAAGCAATTTTACGTGCTCCCTTAATTTGCCTCTCCTTGAGAAGAGAGATACTATTAACGAAACTGTTGAAGCTTCAAGTGACAGCTCTTTCGCATCAAGTTTAGCAAGATAAGTTGCAGCCTTTACAACTGCACCTTTTTCCAGCAACACCCTGACTACATGATTTAGCAGCCTGCAGTCAGGAGCACAGCCAGCCTTCTCCATTGCTAAAAACATATCATCAGCCTCTGCCAGCAACCCTTCTTTTATGAAATTCGTCATCATTACAGTGTAGGTCACAACAGAAGGCACCAACCCAATGGCTGGTATAGTAGCAAACAAATCCTTGGCTTCTTCAATTCTCCTAGTTTTAAACATTGCAGAAATCATGGTATTGAATGTTATGACATTAATCTTCACGTTCGTTGCACATAATTTTTTGAACAACTCTATTGCTTCACCAGTGCAATTGTTTCTACAAAGTCCATGAAGAACTATGTTGTATGTGCGAACGTCCACTGGTAAGCCACTTTCAACCATCGTATTGAATTTTTCCTTTGCAGAAACTGTTCTCCCGGAGCGAAACAGCCCATCAAGTATAATGCTGTACATAATAGTCGTGGGCTTAACCCCGCTGAGTGACATTTCCCTGAAAAGACTCAATCCATCGGCGATCTTGCCAATTTTACAGTAGCCATTAAGAAGTATAGCATACGTAATAGCATCAGGTTGGAGGCCAGCAGACTTCATAGCATCAAGTACTCTCAGTGCTTCCTCCACCTTGCCAACAAGGCAATATCCATCCATCAGTGAATTGTACATAATAACATCAGGTTGATGACCAATACCTACAATGAAGTCAAACATATCTTGTGCCTCCGTTACCTTTCCTTCTTTGCACAGGTTGTTTATTATAGAATAGAAGAGAACATTGTTAGAACACAGACCTCTATTAATTGTTTCAGAGATCAATTCCTTGGCTTTCACAAAATCGCCATGAGAGCAAAAACCCAGAACCAGACATTGGTAAATGCCTATATGAGGTGAAACTCCTTGATTGATCATCTGATTAAATTTATCCATAGCAGCAGCCATCTTACCCATTTTGCAAAGTGAATCCATTACTACTAGATAGTCAACTACATCTGGGTTTACTCCTTGTTGCTTCATTACTTCGAACATGTGCATAGCCTCATCCATCAGCCCACGTTTAGAATATGCATTGATCAGTATGTTGAAAACATGGTGATCAGGTACAATACCATTCTGTAGCATCGAATTGATGAGACCAGTCATATCATCGAAGCATCCTTCTTTAACATACCCATTAAGCATAATAGTGTAGGAGACAATATTAGGTTTGTGGCCCTTTGCAGCCATGGAGTCAAAAATATCTCTAGCTTCCTTTGTCCTTCTATGCTTGCAAAGTGAATCCATAAATGAGTTCAACGTGACAGCATCTGGTCGAACACCAACACTTACCATATCTTTGAATACCCTAACTGCTGCCTTCCACTGACCCAAAGTAGAATATCCATGGATCAGACTGCTATATGTCATGACATCGGGTCCAATGCCTTGATCAACCATTTGCCGAAGGACCACTTCTGCCTTGTCCATGGCTCCGCACTTGCTTAGTGCATCGATAATTGAGGTGTAGATGACCACATTAGGTTGAACTCCCAGTTGGATCATCTCATGGAAGAGATTGCACGCTTTGTCTACTTCACCTTCTTTAAAGCAGCCGTTGATTACAATGCTGTAGGAGAAGACATCAGGCGCACAGTCCAGTTCGGGCATCCGGTGGAGCAGCAGATCCAAAGCCTCATTTGAGCGCTTGGCCTTGCAAAGCCCCTTGAGGAGGTTGTTGAAGGAGATGACGTCCAAGCGCAGCCCCAACCTGATGAGGCGACCGAAGAAGGCAACCACCAAGTCCGGgcggcctgcgcggcagcagcaGTCCATGAGGATGGAATAGGTACAGAGCGTGGGCGACACCACCCGTGCACCAGCACCTTGGGACATGCGGTTGAAGAGGGCAATGGCAAGGCCGGGGCCATCGCTGCAGGCAGATGAGGGCGGAGCACGGGCTAGTGCGGCAAGAAAGTTGTTCAGCCCGCGTTCGGGGACGGCGGCGGCTTGGCTCAGCAATTCGTCGAACAGGTGGTGCGCGTCCTGCTGGCTTAGCGTTCTGGCGCGCACACGCTCCGTGGCAGCAGCCAAAGCGGCGACGGGAGCTCGTGGCTTCCGTAAAGAAGACTTGAAGGAGGAGGCGAAGACGGAGGACAGGCGGGCGGTTGGCATTGCTGGCCGTCTCCAGCCGAGCTCGGCGCGCAAGTGCTGCGGGTCTCGCCCTCTGGGGAGACTGACCGGCCGTGCGTGTGTCCCCTGACGAGGCGCACCGGCACCGCGCTCGGGTGGCGTCACCTGCGACGCTCGGCGCGCGCGCGCACCAACCAGCCTCTCGGGGGaaccggtcgccgccgccgccgccgcgggttgCAATCAATGCCGACCGCGCTCAGTAGCGGCGACGAAGAGGAGACCCCGGCGCCGAGCGGAAAGCGCGGGAGGAGCAGCTCACCTCCGTCAATGAGGACGGGAGCGCAGGAGGCAGGACCGGTGGGTCTGGCCGCCGGCGAGCGGCCCCGGAGTCGGCTGACGAGTCTGGAGAGTCTGGACGGGAGAGGAGGGAGGACTGGGGGAGATGAATCTGTGCCGTTGGATCCTTCCTCTTTTCTTTACGGAGGATGGCAAGCTgtattcaaaaaaaataaaaattgttgGAAAAGCTCTGTTAGTTCACAAGGTTAGCATGTATAATCAGTAGAGGTTTTGGCATGCATCAATTGGAGTCTCTATAAGTACAGCAGTAAATAGAAATTTCGCTGGTCTTGCTTCCGATCTAAATCGGCAGAAACTCCATCGAAACTCTATGAGTTCATATGAAATCCTAGTATAGAAACTTCACTGCCTCGCAAGTTCTGCACTTGGCTCACTCTGCTACTTCCATGGGCGCTTTGCTGACCTCTGTAAAAATAAAGAGTCATTATTCTTTTCGGTTCCCCCTGTTAAACCATGTTCTTCTTCCACTTTGTACACACGAAAATCATAACTATGACAAGAGACTGGATCAAGGACGATGCAGCTGGTTTACGAGAAGCACGGAGCTTCTAAAAATTTTCAGAGATAATTCCCGATGATGCAGACTTGCAGAGCAAAAAATAAATAGAGAAATGAAAAATtatcagagccaggtttcgatcctgggacctgtgggttatgggcccaccacgCTTCCGCTGCGCCACTCTGATATGCTTGTTTTGTTGGTGCAACATGATGTATTATTTATACGTTCCTGATCAACAGCATGGCCAATGAACACCACGCCTTACTTCTTAGTCATGTCCCAGGAAATTTCTGCTCTTTCAGCATTGGCAGCTTGTAAACATGATCTTGTAATTTAGCAAACAGATGAAACCTGGCTTTATTGCAAGCCAAACAAAATTATGCAACAAACCCAAACTTACAAGATCACCATGTCAATATGCCACTTGAATCTAGCGCTAACGCAAACCGGCACGGATAGCTGTATAATCCATAGACTTAGGCGTGCATGATTTTTTTTTTCTTGAGTTGAGGCGTGCATGAATTAGAGTGTAGCAAAGTAGCTCACAGAAATTTTGCTGGTCTATATCTTACAATGTAAAGAAAGCCTATAGGAAAAATCTTAAATTTTATAAAAATTCTGAGTTAGTTTGCAAGCTGAAAAAAGAACTACTGATAAGGATAATAAAATCTGTATGAAACTTTAGCCATTAATTTcgttcctctccctctccttctccaATCAATGGCGCAGTCGTCCGTACAACTTTCACATGTGCGGTTTTCATGAAAAAGCGCCCATTAATGGGCAGCCCTGCGTTTCTTGTCCATCTGCACCCTATCCCTCACCTCCCCCTTTGTTTCCCATAAGAGCGTGTCATTTTCAGGCCCTTTTCTCACCAGAGCACAGCTATATAAATTGACATTTCTTCTAATTAATGACCGGGATGCTAGTGTCCTCTGGGTTGCAGTTTTTCAAATCGACGTTTCCCCACTCGCCACGACACACCCATGctcatccatcttcctcttcCCCGCCCACTATTTTTCTCACCAGCCACCTTGCTTGAGTCGTGTCATGTCCAGGCCCTCCTCGTGGGCTCTTCCCGGACGAGACGAAAGAAGAATGTGCTGAACGTAAATATTGACGAGTCATCTACGTCATCAAGCACATATAACGCCTTcacatccccccccccccccaccccccgcgCCCAAGTCAGAAGGTGCAGCCAACTTCCATTTATTACTAGGTATGTACCGTTCATATATAACGAGAATGTTGAGGGGCATTATTCTCATATATTCGAATTTTATCGCTGAAAAAATGTATGCCTGTTCATTTCCGCAACAAGGTGCGGGGATATTAGCTAGTTTACCTCAAAAAAGTAAACAACAATGCAATTTTACCTTTTTGTCTTCTACATGTCACAAATAGTTGCTTTGGTATTTTGCGGGCATGGACATTATATCCAACACAATATTAATGCTTCCCATATTTTCTCAAAATATATGTTTGGTCTATCAAACATTGACAAAGGTCAAAGCTCATATACTCCATTTTTTTGCTCATATACTCTACTTTACAGTGGTTTTACCATGGTGAGTGCGACAATTTTTCATATATGGCAACAACCTAGTTGCCACAAACATTTTTAAAAACAATGAGCAACCTACGGAAGAAATTCCATTGGAGGATAACAGATCAATATGAAAATCATGAGCTACTCCATTATGAAATCTCTAATAGCCGTCAATATCTTCTTCTCCCCTAAACACCTCTGATAGCGATTGAATCGGCATATATCGCCCCATGATGCTTGGTTATGTGAAGACTGATGCTATCTCATACCCATCCATCCCATGATATAATGTGCATTAGTTTTCACGAAAGTCAAGCTTCACAAATTTGTCCAAGTTTGTAGAGAAAATCATCTATATCTAGAATGACAAATATACACTAAATGGAAATATATTTCAAGATGAATAATTTTTTCTTagataaatatgaaaataaataaGTAAAGAAAATTTTAAGGGATTATTTTTTGGTGTACAACGAAAAAACATGCACGAAGATCTTTTTATTAGGAAATCATGTAATTTATTATTTTAATAAAAGTATATGCTGTTTCGAAACAGAGGAAGGTGCAATGCCTGGTTTTTCCTTCACGAGCCTCTCATGTTGGTATAGCCCCCTACCTTAGCCGGCCCAATTGCCCCCTCCATTCACTGGGCTTCGTTAGGCCGCTGTCGGGCAGTGGAATTTTGTTGGAGTATATGGTATTGGCGGTTCCCCCATTCACACGTCAGCAAATCATTCGCAAAATCGCAATGCCTCCTCCCGTCGTGCGGCGCCGCGGGTCTGCCCCTCCGGCGCCGGACCCTCCTCCGGCGCGTCGACGAAAGATTATACCCGGTACTTTCGGGGAGCTAGCCGCCAGTATAGGTGAGCAGCCAGCCCGCCGTCATTATCTCATCCTCTATCGTAATCTGCCCCAGTGGAAACCGTGGCGGCGAGGAGATCTCTGCGTTTGGGGAACAGATTAATATGCATCCGATCCCACACCTTTCCCTCCATAGATCGGCGTGTTTGGGTTCGTGGAGAACCTTTTGCCTCGGATCTAGGCTTCACGCTTTTGCCTCCGTAGGTTTTTTATTTCCCCTCCTTAATCCAGCTTGCTTAATTTTGGTGTGTTGGTATAGGCGATGACTTTG contains:
- the LOC109771594 gene encoding uncharacterized protein, with protein sequence MPTARLSSVFASSFKSSLRKPRAPVAALAAATERVRARTLSQQDAHHLFDELLSQAAAVPERGLNNFLAALARAPPSSACSDGPGLAIALFNRMSQGAGARVVSPTLCTYSILMDCCCRAGRPDLVVAFFGRLIRLGLRLDVISFNNLLKGLCKAKRSNEALDLLLHRMPELDCAPDVFSYSIVINGCFKEGEVDKACNLFHEMIQLGVQPNVVIYTSIIDALSKCGAMDKAEVVLRQMVDQGIGPDVMTYSSLIHGYSTLGQWKAAVRVFKDMVSVGVRPDAVTLNSFMDSLCKHRRTKEARDIFDSMAAKGHKPNIVSYTIMLNGYVKEGCFDDMTGLINSMLQNGIVPDHHVFNILINAYSKRGLMDEAMHMFEVMKQQGVNPDVVDYLVVMDSLCKMGKMAAAMDKFNQMINQGVSPHIGIYQCLVLGFCSHGDFVKAKELISETINRGLCSNNVLFYSIINNLCKEGKVTEAQDMFDFIVGIGHQPDVIMYNSLMDGYCLVGKVEEALRVLDAMKSAGLQPDAITYAILLNGYCKIGKIADGLSLFREMSLSGVKPTTIMYSIILDGLFRSGRTVSAKEKFNTMVESGLPVDVRTYNIVLHGLCRNNCTGEAIELFKKLCATNVKINVITFNTMISAMFKTRRIEEAKDLFATIPAIGLVPSVVTYTVMMTNFIKEGLLAEADDMFLAMEKAGCAPDCRLLNHVVRVLLEKGAVVKAATYLAKLDAKELSLEASTVSLIVSLFSRRGKLREHVKLLPVKYQPPEMLG